The following are encoded together in the Ranitomeya imitator isolate aRanImi1 chromosome 4, aRanImi1.pri, whole genome shotgun sequence genome:
- the G3BP1 gene encoding ras GTPase-activating protein-binding protein 1 isoform X5: protein MVMEKPSPLLVGREFVRQYYTLLNQAPDFLHRFYGKSSSYVHGGLDGNGKPVDAVYGQTDIHKKVMSLNFKDCRTKIRHVDAHATLNDGVVVQVMGELSNNRQPMRRFMQTFVLAPEGSVANKFYVHNDIFRYQDEVFGDSDTEPPEESDEDVDEPEERPQTPEVVATDDSAYYDQTGNSNDLDEPLEEQIVEAEPEPEPEPEQDPEPELTEEKCEQAVSEDPAPEEEEVVEKSLSPLPADPAPAVQEDSKAFSWASVTSKNLPPSGAVPVSGIPPHVVKVQPSQPRPEVKSENQTSQRPPQRDQRVREQRTTTAPPRGGPRPVREGEQGELETRRMNRYPDSHQLFVGNLPHDVDRNELREFFQTYGTVVELRINSGGKLPNFGFVVFDDAEPVQKILGSRPIMFRGDVRLNVEEKKTRAAREGDRRGERPRGPGGPRGGLGGGLRGPPRGAMSQKPGFGAGRGIQGPRQ, encoded by the exons ATGGTGATGGAGAAGCCAAGTCCCCTGCTTGTCGGGCGGGAGTTTGTGAGGCAGTATTACACCCTGCTTAACCAGGCACCAGACTTCCTGCACAG GTTCTACGGCAAAAGTTCTTCCTATGTTCATGGTGGCTTAGACGGCAATGGAAAACCAGTCGATGCTGTATATGGGCAAACT GATATCCACAAGAAAGTAATGTCCTTGAATTTCAAGGATTGCCGAACAAAAATCCGGCACGTTGATGCCCATGCCACTCTGAATGATGGGGTTGTGGTACAAGTGATGGGTGAGCTTTCCAACAACAGGCAACCCATGCGGCGCTTCATGCAGACCTTCGTGTTGGCACCGGAG GGCTCTGTGGCAAATAAGTTTTATGTCCATAACGACATATTCCGTTACCAAGATGAAGTTTTTGGTGACTCTGACACAGAACCTCCTGAAG aATCCGATGAGGACGTAGATGAGCCTGAGGAAAGGCCACAAACTCCAGAAGTAGTTGCCACAGATGACAGCGCATACTACGATCAGACCGGGAA TAGCAATGACTTGGATGAGCCACTGGAAGAGCAGATCGTAGAGGCGGAACCCGAGCCAGAGCCTGAACCGGAGCAAGATCCGGAGCCAGAGCTGACGGAAGAAAAATGTGAACAAGCCGTGTCTGAGGATCCTGCTCCAGAAGAGGAAGAAGTGGTGGAGAAGAGCCTGTCTCCTCTTCCTGCAGATCCCGCACCGGCCGTACAAGAAGACTCCAAG GCTTTCTCATGGGCATCTGTAACAAGCAAAAATCTCCCACCCAGTGGGGCTGTCCCAGTGTCAGGAATACCCCCACATGTTGTCAAAGTACAGCCATCACAG CCCCGGCCTGAAGTTAAGTCTGAAAACCAGACGTCACAGAGACCTCCACAGAGAGATCAAAGAGTCAGAGAACAGAGGACAACAACGGCTCCTCCACGGGGAGGACCAAGGCCTG TGCGAGAAGGCGAGCAGGGAGAATTGGAAACCCGGCGCATGAACAGGTATCCGGACAGCCATCAGTTGTTCGTGGGCAATCTGCCGCATGACGTAGACAGAAACGAGCTCAGGGAGTTCTTCCAGA CTTACGGCACTGTTGTTGAGCTACGTATTAACAGCGGCGGAAAGCTTCCCAACTTTGGCTTTGTGGTGTTTGATGATGCAGAACCAGTGCAGAAGATCCTCGGCAGCAGA CCCATCATGTTCCGTGGAGATGTCCGCCTAAACGTGGAAGAGAAGAAGACCCGGGCGGCCAGAGAGGGTGACCGTCGTGGAGAAAGGCCCCGTGGCCCTGGAGGACCACGTGGAGGTCTTGGAGGCGGTCTGAGGGGACCACCACGCGGTGCAATGTCACAGAAGCCTGGTTTTGGGGCTGGAAGGGGTATTCAAGGTCCACGCCAGtga
- the G3BP1 gene encoding ras GTPase-activating protein-binding protein 1 isoform X2, whose product MMLLPSSGVHGQSEDNTVLIMGEPGTKFQLTKEMVMEKPSPLLVGREFVRQYYTLLNQAPDFLHRFYGKSSSYVHGGLDGNGKPVDAVYGQTDIHKKVMSLNFKDCRTKIRHVDAHATLNDGVVVQVMGELSNNRQPMRRFMQTFVLAPEGSVANKFYVHNDIFRYQDEVFGDSDTEPPEESDEDVDEPEERPQTPEVVATDDSAYYDQTGNSNDLDEPLEEQIVEAEPEPEPEPEQDPEPELTEEKCEQAVSEDPAPEEEEVVEKSLSPLPADPAPAVQEDSKAFSWASVTSKNLPPSGAVPVSGIPPHVVKVQPSQPRPEVKSENQTSQRPPQRDQRVREQRTTTAPPRGGPRPVREGEQGELETRRMNRYPDSHQLFVGNLPHDVDRNELREFFQTYGTVVELRINSGGKLPNFGFVVFDDAEPVQKILGSRPIMFRGDVRLNVEEKKTRAAREGDRRGERPRGPGGPRGGLGGGLRGPPRGAMSQKPGFGAGRGIQGPRQ is encoded by the exons ATTTCAGTTGACCAAAGAAATGGTGATGGAGAAGCCAAGTCCCCTGCTTGTCGGGCGGGAGTTTGTGAGGCAGTATTACACCCTGCTTAACCAGGCACCAGACTTCCTGCACAG GTTCTACGGCAAAAGTTCTTCCTATGTTCATGGTGGCTTAGACGGCAATGGAAAACCAGTCGATGCTGTATATGGGCAAACT GATATCCACAAGAAAGTAATGTCCTTGAATTTCAAGGATTGCCGAACAAAAATCCGGCACGTTGATGCCCATGCCACTCTGAATGATGGGGTTGTGGTACAAGTGATGGGTGAGCTTTCCAACAACAGGCAACCCATGCGGCGCTTCATGCAGACCTTCGTGTTGGCACCGGAG GGCTCTGTGGCAAATAAGTTTTATGTCCATAACGACATATTCCGTTACCAAGATGAAGTTTTTGGTGACTCTGACACAGAACCTCCTGAAG aATCCGATGAGGACGTAGATGAGCCTGAGGAAAGGCCACAAACTCCAGAAGTAGTTGCCACAGATGACAGCGCATACTACGATCAGACCGGGAA TAGCAATGACTTGGATGAGCCACTGGAAGAGCAGATCGTAGAGGCGGAACCCGAGCCAGAGCCTGAACCGGAGCAAGATCCGGAGCCAGAGCTGACGGAAGAAAAATGTGAACAAGCCGTGTCTGAGGATCCTGCTCCAGAAGAGGAAGAAGTGGTGGAGAAGAGCCTGTCTCCTCTTCCTGCAGATCCCGCACCGGCCGTACAAGAAGACTCCAAG GCTTTCTCATGGGCATCTGTAACAAGCAAAAATCTCCCACCCAGTGGGGCTGTCCCAGTGTCAGGAATACCCCCACATGTTGTCAAAGTACAGCCATCACAG CCCCGGCCTGAAGTTAAGTCTGAAAACCAGACGTCACAGAGACCTCCACAGAGAGATCAAAGAGTCAGAGAACAGAGGACAACAACGGCTCCTCCACGGGGAGGACCAAGGCCTG TGCGAGAAGGCGAGCAGGGAGAATTGGAAACCCGGCGCATGAACAGGTATCCGGACAGCCATCAGTTGTTCGTGGGCAATCTGCCGCATGACGTAGACAGAAACGAGCTCAGGGAGTTCTTCCAGA CTTACGGCACTGTTGTTGAGCTACGTATTAACAGCGGCGGAAAGCTTCCCAACTTTGGCTTTGTGGTGTTTGATGATGCAGAACCAGTGCAGAAGATCCTCGGCAGCAGA CCCATCATGTTCCGTGGAGATGTCCGCCTAAACGTGGAAGAGAAGAAGACCCGGGCGGCCAGAGAGGGTGACCGTCGTGGAGAAAGGCCCCGTGGCCCTGGAGGACCACGTGGAGGTCTTGGAGGCGGTCTGAGGGGACCACCACGCGGTGCAATGTCACAGAAGCCTGGTTTTGGGGCTGGAAGGGGTATTCAAGGTCCACGCCAGtga
- the G3BP1 gene encoding ras GTPase-activating protein-binding protein 1 isoform X1, translated as MMLLPSSGVHGQSEDNTVLIMGEPGTKFQLTKEMVMEKPSPLLVGREFVRQYYTLLNQAPDFLHRFYGKSSSYVHGGLDGNGKPVDAVYGQTDIHKKVMSLNFKDCRTKIRHVDAHATLNDGVVVQVMGELSNNRQPMRRFMQTFVLAPEGSVANKFYVHNDIFRYQDEVFGDSDTEPPEESDEDVDEPEERPQTPEVVATDDSAYYDQTGNSCNFSSNDLDEPLEEQIVEAEPEPEPEPEQDPEPELTEEKCEQAVSEDPAPEEEEVVEKSLSPLPADPAPAVQEDSKAFSWASVTSKNLPPSGAVPVSGIPPHVVKVQPSQPRPEVKSENQTSQRPPQRDQRVREQRTTTAPPRGGPRPVREGEQGELETRRMNRYPDSHQLFVGNLPHDVDRNELREFFQTYGTVVELRINSGGKLPNFGFVVFDDAEPVQKILGSRPIMFRGDVRLNVEEKKTRAAREGDRRGERPRGPGGPRGGLGGGLRGPPRGAMSQKPGFGAGRGIQGPRQ; from the exons ATTTCAGTTGACCAAAGAAATGGTGATGGAGAAGCCAAGTCCCCTGCTTGTCGGGCGGGAGTTTGTGAGGCAGTATTACACCCTGCTTAACCAGGCACCAGACTTCCTGCACAG GTTCTACGGCAAAAGTTCTTCCTATGTTCATGGTGGCTTAGACGGCAATGGAAAACCAGTCGATGCTGTATATGGGCAAACT GATATCCACAAGAAAGTAATGTCCTTGAATTTCAAGGATTGCCGAACAAAAATCCGGCACGTTGATGCCCATGCCACTCTGAATGATGGGGTTGTGGTACAAGTGATGGGTGAGCTTTCCAACAACAGGCAACCCATGCGGCGCTTCATGCAGACCTTCGTGTTGGCACCGGAG GGCTCTGTGGCAAATAAGTTTTATGTCCATAACGACATATTCCGTTACCAAGATGAAGTTTTTGGTGACTCTGACACAGAACCTCCTGAAG aATCCGATGAGGACGTAGATGAGCCTGAGGAAAGGCCACAAACTCCAGAAGTAGTTGCCACAGATGACAGCGCATACTACGATCAGACCGGGAA TTCCTGTAATTTTAGTAGCAATGACTTGGATGAGCCACTGGAAGAGCAGATCGTAGAGGCGGAACCCGAGCCAGAGCCTGAACCGGAGCAAGATCCGGAGCCAGAGCTGACGGAAGAAAAATGTGAACAAGCCGTGTCTGAGGATCCTGCTCCAGAAGAGGAAGAAGTGGTGGAGAAGAGCCTGTCTCCTCTTCCTGCAGATCCCGCACCGGCCGTACAAGAAGACTCCAAG GCTTTCTCATGGGCATCTGTAACAAGCAAAAATCTCCCACCCAGTGGGGCTGTCCCAGTGTCAGGAATACCCCCACATGTTGTCAAAGTACAGCCATCACAG CCCCGGCCTGAAGTTAAGTCTGAAAACCAGACGTCACAGAGACCTCCACAGAGAGATCAAAGAGTCAGAGAACAGAGGACAACAACGGCTCCTCCACGGGGAGGACCAAGGCCTG TGCGAGAAGGCGAGCAGGGAGAATTGGAAACCCGGCGCATGAACAGGTATCCGGACAGCCATCAGTTGTTCGTGGGCAATCTGCCGCATGACGTAGACAGAAACGAGCTCAGGGAGTTCTTCCAGA CTTACGGCACTGTTGTTGAGCTACGTATTAACAGCGGCGGAAAGCTTCCCAACTTTGGCTTTGTGGTGTTTGATGATGCAGAACCAGTGCAGAAGATCCTCGGCAGCAGA CCCATCATGTTCCGTGGAGATGTCCGCCTAAACGTGGAAGAGAAGAAGACCCGGGCGGCCAGAGAGGGTGACCGTCGTGGAGAAAGGCCCCGTGGCCCTGGAGGACCACGTGGAGGTCTTGGAGGCGGTCTGAGGGGACCACCACGCGGTGCAATGTCACAGAAGCCTGGTTTTGGGGCTGGAAGGGGTATTCAAGGTCCACGCCAGtga
- the G3BP1 gene encoding ras GTPase-activating protein-binding protein 1 isoform X4 — MVMEKPSPLLVGREFVRQYYTLLNQAPDFLHRFYGKSSSYVHGGLDGNGKPVDAVYGQTDIHKKVMSLNFKDCRTKIRHVDAHATLNDGVVVQVMGELSNNRQPMRRFMQTFVLAPEGSVANKFYVHNDIFRYQDEVFGDSDTEPPEESDEDVDEPEERPQTPEVVATDDSAYYDQTGNSCNFSSNDLDEPLEEQIVEAEPEPEPEPEQDPEPELTEEKCEQAVSEDPAPEEEEVVEKSLSPLPADPAPAVQEDSKAFSWASVTSKNLPPSGAVPVSGIPPHVVKVQPSQPRPEVKSENQTSQRPPQRDQRVREQRTTTAPPRGGPRPVREGEQGELETRRMNRYPDSHQLFVGNLPHDVDRNELREFFQTYGTVVELRINSGGKLPNFGFVVFDDAEPVQKILGSRPIMFRGDVRLNVEEKKTRAAREGDRRGERPRGPGGPRGGLGGGLRGPPRGAMSQKPGFGAGRGIQGPRQ, encoded by the exons ATGGTGATGGAGAAGCCAAGTCCCCTGCTTGTCGGGCGGGAGTTTGTGAGGCAGTATTACACCCTGCTTAACCAGGCACCAGACTTCCTGCACAG GTTCTACGGCAAAAGTTCTTCCTATGTTCATGGTGGCTTAGACGGCAATGGAAAACCAGTCGATGCTGTATATGGGCAAACT GATATCCACAAGAAAGTAATGTCCTTGAATTTCAAGGATTGCCGAACAAAAATCCGGCACGTTGATGCCCATGCCACTCTGAATGATGGGGTTGTGGTACAAGTGATGGGTGAGCTTTCCAACAACAGGCAACCCATGCGGCGCTTCATGCAGACCTTCGTGTTGGCACCGGAG GGCTCTGTGGCAAATAAGTTTTATGTCCATAACGACATATTCCGTTACCAAGATGAAGTTTTTGGTGACTCTGACACAGAACCTCCTGAAG aATCCGATGAGGACGTAGATGAGCCTGAGGAAAGGCCACAAACTCCAGAAGTAGTTGCCACAGATGACAGCGCATACTACGATCAGACCGGGAA TTCCTGTAATTTTAGTAGCAATGACTTGGATGAGCCACTGGAAGAGCAGATCGTAGAGGCGGAACCCGAGCCAGAGCCTGAACCGGAGCAAGATCCGGAGCCAGAGCTGACGGAAGAAAAATGTGAACAAGCCGTGTCTGAGGATCCTGCTCCAGAAGAGGAAGAAGTGGTGGAGAAGAGCCTGTCTCCTCTTCCTGCAGATCCCGCACCGGCCGTACAAGAAGACTCCAAG GCTTTCTCATGGGCATCTGTAACAAGCAAAAATCTCCCACCCAGTGGGGCTGTCCCAGTGTCAGGAATACCCCCACATGTTGTCAAAGTACAGCCATCACAG CCCCGGCCTGAAGTTAAGTCTGAAAACCAGACGTCACAGAGACCTCCACAGAGAGATCAAAGAGTCAGAGAACAGAGGACAACAACGGCTCCTCCACGGGGAGGACCAAGGCCTG TGCGAGAAGGCGAGCAGGGAGAATTGGAAACCCGGCGCATGAACAGGTATCCGGACAGCCATCAGTTGTTCGTGGGCAATCTGCCGCATGACGTAGACAGAAACGAGCTCAGGGAGTTCTTCCAGA CTTACGGCACTGTTGTTGAGCTACGTATTAACAGCGGCGGAAAGCTTCCCAACTTTGGCTTTGTGGTGTTTGATGATGCAGAACCAGTGCAGAAGATCCTCGGCAGCAGA CCCATCATGTTCCGTGGAGATGTCCGCCTAAACGTGGAAGAGAAGAAGACCCGGGCGGCCAGAGAGGGTGACCGTCGTGGAGAAAGGCCCCGTGGCCCTGGAGGACCACGTGGAGGTCTTGGAGGCGGTCTGAGGGGACCACCACGCGGTGCAATGTCACAGAAGCCTGGTTTTGGGGCTGGAAGGGGTATTCAAGGTCCACGCCAGtga
- the G3BP1 gene encoding ras GTPase-activating protein-binding protein 1 isoform X3 — MMLLPSSGVHGQSEDNTVLIMGEPGTKFQLTKEMVMEKPSPLLVGREFVRQYYTLLNQAPDFLHRFYGKSSSYVHGGLDGNGKPVDAVYGQTDIHKKVMSLNFKDCRTKIRHVDAHATLNDGVVVQVMGELSNNRQPMRRFMQTFVLAPEGSVANKFYVHNDIFRYQDEVFGDSDTEPPEESDEDVDEPEERPQTPEVVATDDSAYYDQTGNNDLDEPLEEQIVEAEPEPEPEPEQDPEPELTEEKCEQAVSEDPAPEEEEVVEKSLSPLPADPAPAVQEDSKAFSWASVTSKNLPPSGAVPVSGIPPHVVKVQPSQPRPEVKSENQTSQRPPQRDQRVREQRTTTAPPRGGPRPVREGEQGELETRRMNRYPDSHQLFVGNLPHDVDRNELREFFQTYGTVVELRINSGGKLPNFGFVVFDDAEPVQKILGSRPIMFRGDVRLNVEEKKTRAAREGDRRGERPRGPGGPRGGLGGGLRGPPRGAMSQKPGFGAGRGIQGPRQ, encoded by the exons ATTTCAGTTGACCAAAGAAATGGTGATGGAGAAGCCAAGTCCCCTGCTTGTCGGGCGGGAGTTTGTGAGGCAGTATTACACCCTGCTTAACCAGGCACCAGACTTCCTGCACAG GTTCTACGGCAAAAGTTCTTCCTATGTTCATGGTGGCTTAGACGGCAATGGAAAACCAGTCGATGCTGTATATGGGCAAACT GATATCCACAAGAAAGTAATGTCCTTGAATTTCAAGGATTGCCGAACAAAAATCCGGCACGTTGATGCCCATGCCACTCTGAATGATGGGGTTGTGGTACAAGTGATGGGTGAGCTTTCCAACAACAGGCAACCCATGCGGCGCTTCATGCAGACCTTCGTGTTGGCACCGGAG GGCTCTGTGGCAAATAAGTTTTATGTCCATAACGACATATTCCGTTACCAAGATGAAGTTTTTGGTGACTCTGACACAGAACCTCCTGAAG aATCCGATGAGGACGTAGATGAGCCTGAGGAAAGGCCACAAACTCCAGAAGTAGTTGCCACAGATGACAGCGCATACTACGATCAGACCGGGAA CAATGACTTGGATGAGCCACTGGAAGAGCAGATCGTAGAGGCGGAACCCGAGCCAGAGCCTGAACCGGAGCAAGATCCGGAGCCAGAGCTGACGGAAGAAAAATGTGAACAAGCCGTGTCTGAGGATCCTGCTCCAGAAGAGGAAGAAGTGGTGGAGAAGAGCCTGTCTCCTCTTCCTGCAGATCCCGCACCGGCCGTACAAGAAGACTCCAAG GCTTTCTCATGGGCATCTGTAACAAGCAAAAATCTCCCACCCAGTGGGGCTGTCCCAGTGTCAGGAATACCCCCACATGTTGTCAAAGTACAGCCATCACAG CCCCGGCCTGAAGTTAAGTCTGAAAACCAGACGTCACAGAGACCTCCACAGAGAGATCAAAGAGTCAGAGAACAGAGGACAACAACGGCTCCTCCACGGGGAGGACCAAGGCCTG TGCGAGAAGGCGAGCAGGGAGAATTGGAAACCCGGCGCATGAACAGGTATCCGGACAGCCATCAGTTGTTCGTGGGCAATCTGCCGCATGACGTAGACAGAAACGAGCTCAGGGAGTTCTTCCAGA CTTACGGCACTGTTGTTGAGCTACGTATTAACAGCGGCGGAAAGCTTCCCAACTTTGGCTTTGTGGTGTTTGATGATGCAGAACCAGTGCAGAAGATCCTCGGCAGCAGA CCCATCATGTTCCGTGGAGATGTCCGCCTAAACGTGGAAGAGAAGAAGACCCGGGCGGCCAGAGAGGGTGACCGTCGTGGAGAAAGGCCCCGTGGCCCTGGAGGACCACGTGGAGGTCTTGGAGGCGGTCTGAGGGGACCACCACGCGGTGCAATGTCACAGAAGCCTGGTTTTGGGGCTGGAAGGGGTATTCAAGGTCCACGCCAGtga